The DNA sequence TGGTGGTAATGATGGAATAGCTACTGTGGCTTCTTCTGGTGGTACTACTCCTTATTCTTATTTATGGAGCAATGCTGATACTACTGCTTCGTCTTCAAATTTAATTGCTGGCACCTATACTGTCACAACTACTGACAATAAAGGTTGTACTGACCTTGATACTATAGTCATATCTCAACCTATTGCTCCTTTATCTTCTACATCTAATGCTACTGACAATCTTTGTTTTGGTGAAAATAATGGCTCAGGATATGT is a window from the Vicingus serpentipes genome containing:
- a CDS encoding SprB repeat-containing protein — encoded protein: AGNYSITVTDDNGCSTINSANVNQPALLISNINNSTNVSCFGGNDGIATVASSGGTTPYSYLWSNADTTASSSNLIAGTYTVTTTDNKGCTDLDTIVISQPIAPLSSTSNATDNLCFGENNGSGYV